In one window of Nocardioides panacisoli DNA:
- the thrB gene encoding homoserine kinase: MTSFVQGPVRTSVAATSANLGPGFDSLGLALGLRDRLEAEVVPDGLAVTVEGVGQGEVPLGEEHLVVRAMRAAFARLAVEPPGLRLHCRNVIPHARGLGSSSAAIVGGLWLARDLVAGGRLLLDDDALLDLATGLEGHPDNVAPALFGGFVISGQDEDGASYAVASDVDPRIGAAVFVPPEPVSTEAARGLLPDAVPHADAAANAGRTALLVAALAGRPDQLLRATRDLLHQPYRRPAMPASLDLVEQLRGDGHPAIVSGAGPTVLVFTDTTDGVLDRCPVGWTAHRLGVDTHGPLPW, translated from the coding sequence GTGACGTCGTTCGTCCAGGGGCCGGTCCGCACGAGCGTGGCCGCGACGTCGGCCAACCTCGGTCCCGGGTTCGACTCCCTCGGCCTCGCCCTGGGCCTGCGGGACCGGTTGGAGGCCGAGGTCGTCCCCGACGGCCTCGCCGTGACGGTCGAGGGTGTCGGCCAGGGCGAGGTGCCGCTGGGGGAGGAGCACCTGGTCGTGCGCGCGATGCGGGCCGCCTTCGCCCGGCTCGCCGTGGAGCCACCGGGGCTGCGCCTGCACTGTCGCAACGTGATCCCGCACGCCCGCGGCCTCGGGTCGTCCTCGGCAGCGATCGTGGGCGGGCTGTGGCTGGCGCGTGACCTGGTGGCCGGTGGGCGCCTGCTGCTCGACGACGACGCGCTGCTGGACCTGGCCACCGGCCTCGAGGGACACCCCGACAACGTCGCGCCGGCCCTCTTCGGCGGCTTCGTCATCTCCGGCCAGGACGAGGACGGCGCCAGCTATGCCGTCGCCTCCGACGTCGATCCACGCATCGGCGCCGCCGTGTTCGTCCCGCCCGAGCCGGTCTCCACCGAGGCCGCCCGGGGCCTGCTCCCCGACGCGGTCCCGCACGCCGACGCCGCCGCCAACGCCGGCCGTACGGCGCTGCTCGTGGCCGCGCTCGCGGGCCGGCCCGACCAGCTGCTGCGCGCGACGCGCGACCTGTTGCACCAGCCGTACCGGCGACCGGCGATGCCGGCGAGCCTGGACCTGGTCGAGCAACTGCGCGGCGACGGTCATCCGGCCATCGTCTCGGGTGCGGGGCCGACGGTCCTGGTCTTCACCGACACCACCGACGGGGTGCTCGACCGGTGCCCCGTGGGGTGGACGGCCCACCGGCTCGGTGTCGACACGCACGGCCCGCTGCCGTGGTGA
- the lysA gene encoding diaminopimelate decarboxylase, with the protein MTHEAGWAHAPGALRGPSWLDRPTDVNALVPQLWSRTARKVDGDLVIGGVAVADLVAEHNTPAYVLDEEDFRHRARAFRDAFDEAGWDVYYAGKAFLCTTVAQWVAEEGLCLDVCSDGELTVALRAGFPAERIGYHGNNKAHVELRRAVAEGVGRIVVDSFDEVERLVAITEETGTTARVMVRVTAGVEAHTHEYIATAHEDQKFGFSITSGDALEAVRRLVAAPRVEFLGLHSHIGSQIFDTSGFEVAARRVLRLHAQVAEELGVTAPELDLGGGFGIAYTTQDDPADPADLAAGMQQIVTGECAALGIERPRLSIEPGRAVVGPSMCTVYTVGTVKPVTLDAGAVRTYVSVDGGMSDNVRTALYDADYSCTLAGRTSEAPPVLGRVVGKHCEAGDIVVRDEFVPADVAPGDLVAVPGTGAYCRSMASNYNHALRPPVIAVRDGAARVVLRRETVDDLLATDMGAHA; encoded by the coding sequence ATGACCCACGAAGCAGGCTGGGCCCACGCGCCCGGCGCACTGCGCGGCCCGTCGTGGCTGGATCGCCCCACCGACGTCAACGCGCTGGTGCCCCAGCTGTGGTCCCGCACCGCCCGCAAGGTCGACGGCGACCTGGTCATCGGTGGCGTGGCGGTCGCGGACCTGGTCGCCGAGCACAACACCCCGGCGTACGTACTGGACGAGGAGGACTTCCGCCACCGTGCGCGCGCCTTCCGGGACGCGTTCGACGAGGCGGGCTGGGACGTCTACTACGCGGGCAAGGCCTTCCTGTGCACCACGGTCGCCCAGTGGGTGGCCGAGGAGGGCCTCTGCCTCGACGTCTGCTCCGACGGCGAGCTGACCGTCGCCCTGCGTGCCGGGTTCCCGGCCGAGCGCATCGGCTACCACGGCAACAACAAGGCCCACGTCGAGTTGCGGCGGGCAGTGGCCGAGGGCGTGGGCCGGATCGTCGTCGACTCCTTCGACGAGGTCGAGCGGCTGGTCGCGATCACCGAGGAGACCGGGACCACTGCCCGCGTCATGGTGCGGGTCACCGCCGGCGTCGAGGCCCACACCCACGAGTACATCGCCACGGCGCACGAGGACCAGAAGTTCGGCTTCTCCATCACCTCCGGCGATGCGCTCGAGGCCGTACGCCGCCTCGTCGCGGCCCCGCGCGTGGAGTTCCTCGGCCTGCACTCCCACATCGGCAGCCAGATCTTCGACACCTCCGGCTTCGAGGTCGCGGCCCGACGCGTCCTGCGCCTCCACGCCCAGGTGGCCGAGGAGCTCGGGGTCACCGCACCCGAGCTGGACCTCGGTGGCGGCTTCGGCATCGCCTACACCACGCAGGACGACCCGGCCGACCCGGCCGACCTCGCGGCGGGGATGCAGCAGATCGTCACCGGCGAGTGCGCTGCGCTGGGCATCGAACGGCCGCGCCTGTCCATCGAGCCCGGACGGGCCGTGGTGGGCCCGTCGATGTGCACCGTCTACACCGTGGGCACGGTCAAGCCGGTCACGCTCGACGCCGGGGCGGTGCGCACCTACGTCAGCGTCGACGGCGGCATGAGCGACAACGTCCGCACGGCGCTCTACGACGCCGACTACTCCTGCACCCTGGCCGGCCGCACCTCCGAGGCGCCGCCCGTCCTGGGCCGTGTCGTGGGCAAGCACTGCGAGGCCGGCGACATCGTGGTGCGCGACGAGTTCGTGCCCGCCGACGTCGCCCCCGGAGACCTCGTGGCGGTGCCGGGCACCGGCGCCTACTGCCGCTCGATGGCCTCCAACTACAACCACGCCCTCCGCCCACCGGTGATCGCGGTGCGGGACGGCGCAGCGCGCGTCGTCCTCCGGCGGGAGACTGTGGACGACCTGTTGGCGACGGACATGGGAGCGCACGCGTGA
- the thrC gene encoding threonine synthase has product MSPTTHQWRGVIEEYRDLLEIPADTPAVTLREGGTPLVHSEWLSDETGAEVWLKVEGDNPTGSFKDRGMTCAISVARHQGAEAVVCASTGNTSASMSAYAAKAGLKPIVLVPEGKIAAGKMAQAIMHGGRVIMVRGNFDDCLGLARGLADQHPVALVNSVNPVRLQGQKTAAFEVVDFLGDAPDLHFLPVGNAGNISAYWMGYTEYAALGRASRSPAMRGFQAEGASPLVTGEPFPEPETVATAIRVGNPASWKLAEAAAAESGGGFAALSDHAILSAQRELARTGVFVEPASAAGVAGLLAAVQRGESFAGRTVVVTVTGHGLKDTDTALSFHDEVGDTVVDEVIDAEVAAAAAAAGLT; this is encoded by the coding sequence ATGAGCCCGACGACCCACCAGTGGCGCGGCGTCATCGAGGAGTACCGCGACCTGCTCGAGATCCCCGCGGACACGCCCGCCGTCACGCTGCGCGAGGGTGGCACGCCGTTGGTCCACTCCGAGTGGCTCTCCGACGAGACCGGTGCGGAGGTCTGGCTCAAGGTCGAGGGGGACAACCCGACCGGCTCCTTCAAGGACCGCGGCATGACGTGCGCGATCTCGGTGGCCCGGCACCAGGGCGCGGAGGCGGTCGTGTGTGCCTCCACCGGCAACACCTCGGCGTCGATGTCGGCGTACGCCGCCAAGGCCGGGCTGAAGCCCATCGTGCTGGTGCCCGAGGGCAAGATCGCCGCCGGCAAGATGGCGCAGGCGATCATGCACGGCGGCCGCGTGATCATGGTGCGCGGCAACTTCGACGACTGCCTGGGCCTCGCACGCGGCCTGGCCGACCAGCACCCGGTGGCCCTGGTGAACTCGGTGAACCCGGTCCGGCTCCAGGGCCAGAAGACGGCCGCGTTCGAGGTCGTGGACTTCCTCGGCGACGCACCCGACCTCCACTTCCTGCCGGTCGGCAACGCCGGCAACATCTCGGCGTACTGGATGGGCTACACCGAGTACGCCGCGCTGGGACGCGCGAGCAGGAGCCCGGCGATGCGGGGCTTCCAGGCCGAGGGCGCCAGCCCGCTGGTCACCGGTGAGCCCTTCCCGGAGCCGGAGACCGTGGCGACGGCGATCCGGGTCGGCAACCCCGCCTCGTGGAAGCTGGCCGAGGCGGCGGCGGCCGAGTCCGGCGGTGGCTTCGCCGCGCTGAGCGACCACGCGATCCTCAGCGCCCAGCGCGAGCTGGCCCGCACCGGCGTCTTCGTGGAGCCGGCCAGCGCGGCGGGCGTGGCCGGCCTGCTGGCCGCCGTGCAACGTGGCGAGTCCTTCGCGGGCCGCACCGTCGTCGTCACCGTCACCGGCCACGGGCTCAAGGACACCGACACCGCGCTGTCCTTCCACGACGAGGTGGGCGACACCGTGGTGGACGAGGTCATCGACGCCGAGGTCGCCGCGGCGGCGGCTGCGGCGGGCCTGACGTGA
- the rpmE gene encoding 50S ribosomal protein L31 yields MKKDIHPDYVVTEVTCTCGNTFTTRSTSESGSLHADVCAKCHPFYTGKQKILDTGGRVAKFEKKYGKR; encoded by the coding sequence ATGAAGAAGGACATCCACCCCGACTACGTCGTGACCGAGGTGACCTGCACCTGCGGCAACACCTTCACGACCCGTAGCACCTCCGAGAGCGGCAGCCTGCACGCGGACGTGTGTGCCAAGTGCCACCCGTTCTACACCGGCAAGCAGAAGATCCTCGACACCGGTGGTCGCGTCGCCAAGTTCGAGAAGAAGTACGGCAAGCGCTAG
- a CDS encoding homoserine dehydrogenase: MSDKPLKVAVLGCGSVGSQVVRLLGEQADDLAARIGAPVELAGVAVRRLEGDREIDVPADLLTTDAEGLVSREDVDVVVELIGGFEPARTLILSALRHGASVVSANKALIAEHGPELFQAAEDAGRDLYYEAAAAGAIPIVRPLRESLAGDRVTRVLGIVNGTTNYVLDKMDSVGAGYEETLTEAQELGYAEADPTADVEGFDAAAKAAILASLAFHTRVTAADVYREGISEITAADARSAQAMGCVVKLLAIAELHDDAVSVRVHPAMIPRSHPLASVREAFNAVFVESDAAGQLMFYGPGAGGSPTASAVLGDLVTVARNRQLDTKGMGESTYAARRVLPIGEARTRYHVNIGVDDRAGVLAAVANAFATHDVSIQTVRQQGRGEEAELVVVSHEATDAQLSATVRELKGMDIVRDVTSVMRVEGEME, from the coding sequence GTGAGTGACAAGCCGCTGAAGGTGGCCGTGCTGGGCTGTGGCTCGGTCGGCTCCCAGGTGGTGCGCCTGCTCGGGGAGCAGGCCGACGACCTCGCCGCCCGCATCGGCGCCCCTGTCGAGCTGGCCGGGGTCGCCGTACGCCGCCTCGAGGGCGACCGCGAGATCGACGTGCCCGCCGACCTGCTCACCACCGATGCCGAGGGACTGGTGTCCCGCGAGGACGTCGACGTGGTCGTCGAGCTCATCGGCGGGTTCGAACCGGCGCGCACCCTGATCCTGTCGGCCCTGCGCCACGGCGCGAGCGTCGTCAGCGCCAACAAGGCACTGATCGCCGAGCACGGACCCGAGCTGTTCCAGGCCGCCGAGGACGCCGGCCGCGACCTCTACTACGAGGCCGCCGCCGCGGGCGCCATCCCGATCGTGCGGCCGTTGCGGGAGTCGTTGGCCGGCGACCGCGTCACGCGGGTGCTGGGGATCGTCAACGGCACCACCAACTACGTGCTGGACAAGATGGACTCGGTGGGCGCCGGCTACGAGGAGACCCTCACCGAGGCCCAGGAGCTGGGCTACGCCGAGGCGGACCCGACGGCCGACGTCGAGGGATTCGACGCGGCGGCGAAGGCGGCGATCCTGGCCAGCCTCGCCTTCCACACCCGGGTCACGGCGGCGGACGTCTACCGCGAGGGCATCAGTGAGATCACCGCGGCCGACGCCCGCTCCGCGCAGGCGATGGGCTGCGTGGTCAAGCTGCTGGCCATCGCCGAGCTGCACGATGACGCGGTCTCGGTGCGCGTGCACCCCGCGATGATCCCGCGGTCGCACCCGCTGGCGAGCGTCCGCGAGGCCTTCAACGCCGTCTTCGTGGAGTCCGACGCCGCGGGCCAGCTGATGTTCTACGGCCCGGGCGCGGGCGGGTCGCCGACGGCGAGTGCCGTGCTCGGCGACCTGGTCACCGTGGCGCGCAACCGCCAGCTCGACACCAAGGGCATGGGGGAGTCGACCTACGCCGCCCGCCGCGTGCTCCCGATCGGGGAGGCCCGCACCCGCTACCACGTCAACATCGGCGTCGACGACCGTGCGGGCGTGCTGGCCGCGGTGGCCAACGCCTTCGCCACCCACGACGTCTCCATCCAGACCGTCCGGCAGCAGGGCCGCGGTGAGGAGGCCGAGCTGGTGGTCGTCTCCCACGAGGCCACCGATGCCCAGCTCTCCGCCACGGTGCGGGAGCTCAAGGGCATGGACATCGTGCGCGACGTCACCTCGGTGATGCGGGTGGAAGGGGAGATGGAATGA
- the rho gene encoding transcription termination factor Rho produces MTEASDATTPAPEKAPKKRGGLNSMLIADLKAMANGMGVAGANNMKKAQLVEAIKAQQSQATSDAQQAADAKQSGQSGQSAQSGGSNRPDRADAPNGEDQRAKPAREDRGQGKSDQGKSDQGKSDQGKPTKQDQPDQRKQGRPDQAKGRGKDQDRGKDDSEEKSGQGNRPGQQNPQGGGNQGGGQGDDGRNRNRNRRRGRGRGGNREPDTEIREDDVLVPAAGILDVLDNYAFVRTSGYLPGPDDVYLSLSLVRKYGLRRGDAIVGQVRQPREGERREKFNPMVRIDSVNGIDPEQAKERPEFSKLTPLYPSERLRLETGPDNLIGRVIDIAAPIGKGQRGLIVSPAKAGKTMILQSVANSITANNPECHLMVVLVDERPEEVTDFQRSVKGEVISSTFDRPATDHTTVAELSIERAKRLVEAGHDVVVLLDGITRLGRAYNLAAPASGRILSGGVDSAALYPPKKFFGAARNIEGGGSLTILATALIESGSKMDEVIFEEFKGTGNMELRLRRDFAEKRLFPAIDAVASGTRREELLMSSDELQIVWKLRRVLSALDGQQALELLMGKLKKSRTNVEFLMEVQKTTPKPEDS; encoded by the coding sequence GTGACCGAAGCATCCGACGCCACCACGCCGGCGCCCGAGAAGGCGCCGAAGAAGCGCGGTGGGCTCAACTCCATGCTCATCGCCGACCTGAAGGCGATGGCGAACGGCATGGGTGTCGCCGGCGCCAACAACATGAAGAAGGCGCAGCTCGTCGAGGCGATCAAGGCCCAGCAGTCGCAGGCCACGTCCGACGCGCAGCAGGCGGCCGACGCCAAGCAGTCAGGCCAGTCGGGCCAGTCCGCCCAGTCGGGCGGGTCGAACCGGCCCGACCGTGCCGACGCGCCGAACGGCGAGGACCAGCGTGCGAAGCCGGCCCGCGAGGACCGCGGCCAGGGCAAGTCCGACCAGGGCAAGTCCGACCAGGGCAAGTCCGACCAGGGCAAGCCGACCAAGCAGGACCAGCCCGACCAGCGCAAGCAGGGCAGGCCCGACCAGGCCAAGGGCCGCGGCAAGGACCAGGACCGGGGCAAGGACGACTCCGAGGAGAAGTCCGGCCAGGGCAACCGCCCGGGGCAGCAGAACCCGCAGGGGGGCGGCAACCAGGGCGGCGGCCAGGGTGACGACGGCCGCAACCGCAACCGCAACCGCCGCCGCGGCCGTGGTCGGGGCGGCAACCGCGAGCCCGACACCGAGATCCGTGAGGACGACGTCCTCGTGCCGGCGGCCGGCATCCTCGACGTGCTCGACAACTACGCCTTCGTGCGGACCAGCGGCTACCTGCCCGGTCCCGACGACGTCTACCTGTCGCTGTCGCTGGTGCGGAAGTACGGCCTGCGGCGCGGTGACGCCATCGTCGGCCAGGTGCGCCAGCCCCGCGAGGGGGAGCGCCGGGAGAAGTTCAACCCGATGGTGCGCATCGACAGCGTCAACGGGATCGACCCCGAGCAGGCCAAGGAGCGGCCGGAGTTCTCCAAGCTGACCCCGCTCTACCCGAGCGAGCGGCTGCGCCTCGAGACCGGTCCGGACAACCTCATCGGACGCGTCATCGACATCGCGGCGCCCATCGGCAAGGGCCAGCGTGGCCTCATCGTCTCGCCCGCCAAGGCCGGCAAGACCATGATCCTGCAGTCGGTCGCGAACTCCATCACCGCCAACAACCCCGAGTGCCACCTGATGGTGGTCCTCGTGGACGAGCGGCCCGAGGAGGTCACCGACTTCCAGCGTTCGGTCAAGGGCGAGGTCATCTCCTCCACCTTCGACCGGCCCGCCACCGACCACACCACGGTCGCCGAGCTGAGCATCGAGCGTGCCAAGCGGCTGGTGGAGGCCGGCCACGACGTCGTCGTGCTGCTGGACGGCATCACCCGCCTCGGCCGGGCCTACAACCTCGCCGCCCCCGCCAGCGGCCGGATCCTCTCCGGCGGCGTGGACTCCGCGGCGCTCTACCCGCCCAAGAAGTTCTTCGGCGCCGCCCGCAACATCGAGGGCGGCGGCTCGCTGACGATCCTGGCGACCGCCCTGATCGAGAGCGGCTCGAAGATGGATGAAGTGATCTTCGAGGAGTTCAAGGGCACCGGCAACATGGAGCTGCGGCTGCGGCGCGACTTCGCCGAGAAGCGGCTCTTCCCCGCCATCGACGCCGTCGCCTCGGGCACCCGCCGCGAGGAGCTGCTGATGAGCAGCGACGAGCTCCAGATCGTGTGGAAGCTGCGCCGGGTGCTGTCAGCACTCGACGGTCAGCAGGCCCTCGAGCTGCTGATGGGCAAGCTGAAGAAGTCCCGGACCAACGTGGAGTTCCTCATGGAGGTCCAGAAGACCACCCCCAAGCCCGAGGACTCCTGA